Proteins co-encoded in one Bremerella sp. TYQ1 genomic window:
- a CDS encoding DNA-directed RNA polymerase subunit alpha gives MHIRWRGLELPSAVTCEAETLTSNYGKFIAEPFERGFGATIGNSMRRILLSSLEGAAVTQIKVRGAQHEFTSIPGVVEDMTDIVLNVKSVVVKKHSEMTKVITIEKQGPCEITGADIQCDADVEIINKDLHICTVTGEIPFMMEMVVESGRSYVPSTEHSSNEHEIGIIPVDAVFSPITRVRYTVEETRVGQKTNYDRLILEIWTDGSVHPEMALVEAAKIMRKHLNPFVQYNELGATINMPSRSTPSGLDPVMEAKLNMSLAEMHLSVRASNCLESENIHTVRDLVRRTEDQLMEVRNFGETTLTEVREKLKEYGLHLGMRVPPAPSPMH, from the coding sequence TCATTGCCGAACCGTTTGAACGCGGTTTCGGTGCCACCATCGGCAACAGCATGCGTCGCATTCTGCTCTCGAGCCTCGAGGGTGCAGCGGTTACGCAGATCAAAGTCCGTGGTGCTCAACACGAATTCACGAGCATCCCTGGCGTTGTCGAAGACATGACCGACATCGTTTTGAACGTGAAGTCGGTTGTCGTTAAGAAACACTCGGAGATGACCAAAGTCATCACCATCGAAAAGCAGGGTCCCTGCGAGATCACCGGCGCCGACATCCAATGCGATGCCGATGTCGAGATCATCAACAAGGATCTGCACATCTGCACCGTGACCGGCGAAATTCCATTCATGATGGAAATGGTGGTCGAATCAGGTCGCAGCTATGTTCCTTCGACCGAGCACAGCTCCAACGAACATGAAATCGGCATCATTCCCGTCGACGCCGTGTTCAGTCCAATCACCCGCGTTCGTTACACCGTCGAGGAAACTCGTGTCGGTCAGAAAACGAACTACGATCGATTGATCCTGGAAATTTGGACCGATGGTTCGGTGCATCCAGAAATGGCATTGGTCGAAGCGGCCAAGATCATGCGTAAGCACCTCAATCCGTTCGTTCAATACAACGAACTTGGGGCGACGATCAACATGCCAAGCCGTTCGACCCCAAGTGGGTTGGATCCTGTCATGGAAGCCAAGCTGAACATGAGCCTAGCCGAAATGCACCTTTCGGTTCGTGCATCGAATTGCCTGGAATCGGAAAATATCCACACGGTTCGCGACTTGGTTCGCCGCACCGAAGATCAACTGATGGAAGTCCGCAATTTCGGTGAGACGACTCTGACCGAAGTTCGCGAGAAGCTGAAGGAATACGGCTTGCACCTTGGCATGCGAGTTCCTCCAG